A window of Schistocerca cancellata isolate TAMUIC-IGC-003103 chromosome 1, iqSchCanc2.1, whole genome shotgun sequence genomic DNA:
TTCTTTGACTGGAATGCGATCTTCCCTGCAGAAAACGACCGTAGGAAATCTATTGATGGTTTCTATCACtgtatcgtgaattacacacagGACGAGGAAACTCCGGTTTGTTGCTTCCATTTCGGACATCAGTGTACATTGGCGGCTCCACAACCGCTAATTCCTTGATGATACCCCTCATGTGCCCACATAGACCGTCTTACTACACTGATTCCACACAACCGACTTGCCTTTAAGAATCGCTTTACTGCCACGAGTTTCGTCAGGCTGTCGGCCAGGTACTACTTCTACGACTTCTGCAGATCTCAAATGCAATGAATGCGTTCTTTTAAGGGGATTACTAATATTATGTCCGGTTGGCTTATATCGAATGAAATAACGGTGGCAGTGATGCGTTCACCTCTTTTCTCCTGAGCCAGACACGTAATGAATCTTCATTCTGCAGGTCATTGTCTTCGCCGCCTGCGTGGCCACCGCCTGCTGCCAGGAGACGCGAGAGAAGCGCGGCCTCCTGGGGGCGGGAGTGCTGGCCGCCCCCGGGGCTGTGCTGGCGCCGCGCGTCCTCGCCGCTCCCGCCATAGCCGCCGCCCCTATcgtcgccgcccccgccatcgGCCACGCCCCTCTGGGCCTGGGGATCGGCCTGGGTCACCCCATCATCGGCTGAACCACTACATACTAATTTATACTTGTATGTGTGTACTGTGTCTCCAAAAATAAAGCCTCTGTAAAATCAGTGATTTGTCTTTTACCTCCTCGTACGTTTCTCTTGTCTAGTTGTACATCACTGACTACTTCATCACATGCCCCTGTATTCACTCGTGTTCGTCGTCAACAGCCGTTGTCAGTTTCAACAACGCTGATATGAAAACGTTTGCATTTAATCTGTCACATCTACGATTATTAAGATTTCCATGTTAGTTTTTATTCCTTGGAATTATTCGTTCGGTTGACATGATACTAAAACCAAAAATACTCTAGAGTCACTTCTGCTTTCAGTGACTTAATACTACGAAAATAAACAGCGACTAGGGGACGCatgcgaaactttcgcacttttatagtttGCAATAATGAGAGAATTTCAAATAAATGTTGTCGTTGGGATTAGGGTAGTCGttggaagtaaaagaaaatatctttaaaaatcaagcgaactacatgaaataataatcatgattaTATGATACACCCTTGTACAAATATTTCcatgtgtccaaaaatgtgttTGTACTCCGAATGTTCTTCGCGGTTTGTATGACGTAAGAAGATTAACGACTGTCAGT
This region includes:
- the LOC126088148 gene encoding cuticle protein 63-like; its protein translation is MKFLVIVFAACVATACCQETREKRGLLGAGVLAAPGAVLAPRVLAAPAIAAAPIVAAPAIGHAPLGLGIGLGHPIIG